A single Primulina eburnea isolate SZY01 chromosome 11, ASM2296580v1, whole genome shotgun sequence DNA region contains:
- the LOC140805567 gene encoding uncharacterized protein, which yields MIKERLKAAQDRQKSLADMKRRPAEFEVEEKAYVKVSPMKGVIRFNKARKFNPRYIGPFEILEKVGTLAYRLALSPDMSKIHNVFHVSQLRRYISDPSYILQAGPLLVENNFNEELKYEEISIRIVDNKDQVLRQRTILYVKLQWFNHIEKEATWDLEGKMRAQYPYLFEDHA from the coding sequence ATGATCAAAGAGCGACTAAAagctgcacaagatcgacagaaaagttTGGCTGACATGAAAAGAAGACCCGCGGAATTTGAAGTTGAAGAGAAGGCATATGTgaaagtgtcacccatgaagggtgtaatcCGATTCAATAAGGCTAGGAAATTCAATCCCAGATATatcggaccatttgaaattcttgagaaagtgGGAACACTTGCTTATAGATTAGCACTATCACCCGACATGTCAAAAATTCACAATGTATTCCACGTTTCGCAGCTAAGGAGATATATTTCTGATCCTAGTTATATTCTTCAAGCTGGACCACTGTTGGTTGAGAACAATTTCAATGAAGAACTGAAGTACGAAGAAATTTCGATTCGGATTGTGGATAACAAAGACCAAGTACTGAGGCAACGAACTATTCTATATGTCAAATTACAATGGTTCAACCACATCGAaaaagaagctacttgggattTGGAAGGAAAGATGCGAGCACAATACCCTTATCTCTTTGAGGATCATGCatag